A DNA window from Equus quagga isolate Etosha38 chromosome 21, UCLA_HA_Equagga_1.0, whole genome shotgun sequence contains the following coding sequences:
- the ADARB1 gene encoding double-stranded RNA-specific editase 1 isoform X1, which translates to MASLVTGTLTTGTFFSIMGRRYKRRRKKRSERKDRNSLRQSRNPQKYFAMDLEDEENMSSGSTDVKENCNLDNVPPKDGSTPGPGEGAPLSNGGGGASRKRPLEEGSNGHAKFRLKKRRRTPGPALPKNALMQLNEIKPGLQYMLLSQTGPVHAPLFVMSVEVNGQVFEGSGPTKKKAKLHAAEKALRSFVQFPNASEAHLAMGRTLSANTDFTSDQADFPDTLFNGFETPDRSDVPFYLGSNGDDSFSSSGDLSLSASPVPASLVQPPLPVPPPFPPPSGKNPVMILNELRPGLKYDFLSESGESHAKNFVMSVVVDGQFFEGSGRNKKLAKARAAQSALATIFNLHLDQTPSRQPIPSEGLQLHLPQVLADAVARLVLDKFGDLTDNFSSPHARRKVLAGVVMTTGTDVKDAKVISISTGTKCINGEYMSDRGLALNDCHAEIISRRSLLRFLYTQLELYLNNKDDQKRSIFQKSERGGFRLKENVQFHLYISTSPCGDARIFSPHEPILEEPADRHPNRKARGQLRTKIESGEGTIPVRSNASIQTWDGVLQGERLLTMSCSDKMARWNVVGIQGSLLSIFVEPIYFSSIILGSLYHGDHLSRAMYQRISNIEDLPPLYTLNKPLLSGISNAEARQPGKAPNFSVNWTVGDAAIEVINATTGKDELGRASRLCKHALYCRWMRVHGKVPSNLLRSKITKPNMYHESKLAAKEYQAAKACLFKAFIKAGLGAWVEKPTEQDQFSLTP; encoded by the exons ACAGAAACAGTCTCCGCCAGTCAAGAAACCCTCAAAAGTATTTTGCCATGGATTTAGAAGACGAAGAAAACATGA GTTCAGGCAGCACAGATGTTAAGGAAAACTGCAATCTGGACAACGTGCCCCCCAAGGACGGCAGCACACCGGGGCCCGGCGAGGGCGCCCCGCTCTCCAATGGGGGCGGCGGTGCCAGCAGGAAGCGGCCCCTGGAGGAGGGCAGCAACGGCCACGCCAAGTTCCGCCTGAAGAAGAGACGGAGGACGCCGGGGCCCGCCCTGCCCAAGAACGCGCTGATGCAGCTGAACGAGATCAAGCCTGGCCTGCAGTACATGCTGCTGTCCCAGACGGGGCCCGTGCACGCGCCGCTGTTCGTCATGTCCGTGGAGGTGAATGGGCAGGTGTTTGAGGGCTCGGGCCCCACGAAGAAGAAGGCCAAGCTGCACGCCGCTGAGAAGGCCCTGCGGTCCTTTGTGCAGTTCCCCAACGCCTCCGAGGCCCACCTGGCCATGGGGAGGACCCTGTCCGCCAACACGGACTTCACGTCCGACCAGGCCGACTTCCCCGACACGCTCTTCAACGGCTTCGAGACCCCGGACAGGTCGGACGTGCCCTTCTACCTGGGTTCCAACGGTGATGACTCCTTCAGCTCCAGCGGGGACCTCAGCCTGTCGGCGTCCCCAGTGCCCGCGAGCCTGGTGCAGCCTCCCCTCCCGGTCCCACCGCCCTTCCCACCCCCGAGCGGGAAGAACCCCGTGATGATCTTGAACGAGCTGCGCCCAGGACTGAAGTACGACTTCCTCTCAGAGAGCGGGGAGAGCCACGCCAAGAACTTTGTCATGTCCGTGGTCGTGGACGGGCAGTTCTTTGAAGGCTCGGGGAGGAACAAAAAGCTGGCCAAGGCCCGGGCCGCGCAGTCTGCCCTGGCAACCATTTTCAATTTGCACTTGGACCAGACGCCGTCTCGCCAGCCCATCCCCAGCGAAGGCCTCCAGTTGCACTTACCACAG GTGTTAGCGGATGCTGTGGCCCGCCTGGTTCTGGATAAGTTTGGTGACCTGACGGACAACTTCTCCTCCCCTCACGCGCGCAGGAAAGTTCTTGCCGGAGTCGTCATGACAACAG gcaCGGATGTTAAAGATGCCAAAGTGATAAGTATTTCAACAGGAACAAAATGTATTAATGGCGAATACATGAGTGATCGTGGCCTTGCATTGAACGACTGCCATGCAGAAATAATATCTCGAAGATCCTTGCTTAGATTTCTTTATACACAACTTGAGCTTTACTTAAA TAACAAAGATGATCAAAAGAGGTCCATCTTTCAGAAATCCGAGCGAGGGGGGTTTAGGCTGAAGGAGAATGTGCAGTTCCATCTCTACATCAGCACGTCTCCCTGTGGAGACGCCAGGATTTTCTCGCCGCACGAGCCGATCCTGGAAG AACCAGCAGACAGACACCCGAACCGTAAAGCCAGAGGGCAGCTGCGGACAAAAATAGAGTCTGGCGAGGGGACGATCCCAGTCCGGTCGAACGCGAGCATCCAGACGTGGGACGGGGTCCTGCAGGGGGAGAGGCTGCTCACCATGTCCTGCAGCGACAAGATGGCGCG gtggAATGTGGTGGGCATCCAGGGATCCCTGCTCAGCATCTTCGTGGAGCCAATTTACTTCTCGAGCATCATTCTGGGCAGCCTCTACCACGGGGACCATCTCTCCAGGGCCATGTACCAGCGCATCTCGAACATCGAGGACCTGCCCCCTCTCTACACCCTCAACAAGCCCCTGCTCAGCG GCATCAGCAACGCAGAAGCGCGGCAGCCGGGGAAGGCACCCAACTTCAGCGTCAACTGGACGGTGGGCGACGCGGCCATCGAGGTCATCAATGCCACAACCGGGAAGGATGAGCTGGGCCGCGCCTCCCGCCTGTGTAAGCACGCGTTGTACTGTCGCTGGATGCGTGTGCACGGCAAG gTTCCCTCCAACTTATTACGCTCCAAGATCACTAAACCCAACATGTACCACGAGTCCAAACTGGCAGCGAAGGAGTACCAGGCCGCCAAGGCCTGTCTGTTCAAAGCCTTCATCAAAGCCGGCCTGGGCGCCTGGGTGGAGAAGCCCACCGAGCAGGACCAGTTCTCTCTCACACCCTGA
- the ADARB1 gene encoding double-stranded RNA-specific editase 1 isoform X5, which yields MQLNEIKPGLQYMLLSQTGPVHAPLFVMSVEVNGQVFEGSGPTKKKAKLHAAEKALRSFVQFPNASEAHLAMGRTLSANTDFTSDQADFPDTLFNGFETPDRSDVPFYLGSNGDDSFSSSGDLSLSASPVPASLVQPPLPVPPPFPPPSGKNPVMILNELRPGLKYDFLSESGESHAKNFVMSVVVDGQFFEGSGRNKKLAKARAAQSALATIFNLHLDQTPSRQPIPSEGLQLHLPQVLADAVARLVLDKFGDLTDNFSSPHARRKVLAGVVMTTGTDVKDAKVISISTGTKCINGEYMSDRGLALNDCHAEIISRRSLLRFLYTQLELYLNNKDDQKRSIFQKSERGGFRLKENVQFHLYISTSPCGDARIFSPHEPILEEPADRHPNRKARGQLRTKIESGEGTIPVRSNASIQTWDGVLQGERLLTMSCSDKMARWNVVGIQGSLLSIFVEPIYFSSIILGSLYHGDHLSRAMYQRISNIEDLPPLYTLNKPLLSGISNAEARQPGKAPNFSVNWTVGDAAIEVINATTGKDELGRASRLCKHALYCRWMRVHGKVPSNLLRSKITKPNMYHESKLAAKEYQAAKACLFKAFIKAGLGAWVEKPTEQDQFSLTP from the exons ATGCAGCTGAACGAGATCAAGCCTGGCCTGCAGTACATGCTGCTGTCCCAGACGGGGCCCGTGCACGCGCCGCTGTTCGTCATGTCCGTGGAGGTGAATGGGCAGGTGTTTGAGGGCTCGGGCCCCACGAAGAAGAAGGCCAAGCTGCACGCCGCTGAGAAGGCCCTGCGGTCCTTTGTGCAGTTCCCCAACGCCTCCGAGGCCCACCTGGCCATGGGGAGGACCCTGTCCGCCAACACGGACTTCACGTCCGACCAGGCCGACTTCCCCGACACGCTCTTCAACGGCTTCGAGACCCCGGACAGGTCGGACGTGCCCTTCTACCTGGGTTCCAACGGTGATGACTCCTTCAGCTCCAGCGGGGACCTCAGCCTGTCGGCGTCCCCAGTGCCCGCGAGCCTGGTGCAGCCTCCCCTCCCGGTCCCACCGCCCTTCCCACCCCCGAGCGGGAAGAACCCCGTGATGATCTTGAACGAGCTGCGCCCAGGACTGAAGTACGACTTCCTCTCAGAGAGCGGGGAGAGCCACGCCAAGAACTTTGTCATGTCCGTGGTCGTGGACGGGCAGTTCTTTGAAGGCTCGGGGAGGAACAAAAAGCTGGCCAAGGCCCGGGCCGCGCAGTCTGCCCTGGCAACCATTTTCAATTTGCACTTGGACCAGACGCCGTCTCGCCAGCCCATCCCCAGCGAAGGCCTCCAGTTGCACTTACCACAG GTGTTAGCGGATGCTGTGGCCCGCCTGGTTCTGGATAAGTTTGGTGACCTGACGGACAACTTCTCCTCCCCTCACGCGCGCAGGAAAGTTCTTGCCGGAGTCGTCATGACAACAG gcaCGGATGTTAAAGATGCCAAAGTGATAAGTATTTCAACAGGAACAAAATGTATTAATGGCGAATACATGAGTGATCGTGGCCTTGCATTGAACGACTGCCATGCAGAAATAATATCTCGAAGATCCTTGCTTAGATTTCTTTATACACAACTTGAGCTTTACTTAAA TAACAAAGATGATCAAAAGAGGTCCATCTTTCAGAAATCCGAGCGAGGGGGGTTTAGGCTGAAGGAGAATGTGCAGTTCCATCTCTACATCAGCACGTCTCCCTGTGGAGACGCCAGGATTTTCTCGCCGCACGAGCCGATCCTGGAAG AACCAGCAGACAGACACCCGAACCGTAAAGCCAGAGGGCAGCTGCGGACAAAAATAGAGTCTGGCGAGGGGACGATCCCAGTCCGGTCGAACGCGAGCATCCAGACGTGGGACGGGGTCCTGCAGGGGGAGAGGCTGCTCACCATGTCCTGCAGCGACAAGATGGCGCG gtggAATGTGGTGGGCATCCAGGGATCCCTGCTCAGCATCTTCGTGGAGCCAATTTACTTCTCGAGCATCATTCTGGGCAGCCTCTACCACGGGGACCATCTCTCCAGGGCCATGTACCAGCGCATCTCGAACATCGAGGACCTGCCCCCTCTCTACACCCTCAACAAGCCCCTGCTCAGCG GCATCAGCAACGCAGAAGCGCGGCAGCCGGGGAAGGCACCCAACTTCAGCGTCAACTGGACGGTGGGCGACGCGGCCATCGAGGTCATCAATGCCACAACCGGGAAGGATGAGCTGGGCCGCGCCTCCCGCCTGTGTAAGCACGCGTTGTACTGTCGCTGGATGCGTGTGCACGGCAAG gTTCCCTCCAACTTATTACGCTCCAAGATCACTAAACCCAACATGTACCACGAGTCCAAACTGGCAGCGAAGGAGTACCAGGCCGCCAAGGCCTGTCTGTTCAAAGCCTTCATCAAAGCCGGCCTGGGCGCCTGGGTGGAGAAGCCCACCGAGCAGGACCAGTTCTCTCTCACACCCTGA
- the ADARB1 gene encoding double-stranded RNA-specific editase 1 isoform X4 gives MASLVTGTLTTGTFFSIMGRRYKRRRKKRSERKDRNSLRQSRNPQKYFAMDLEDEENMSSGSTDVKENCNLDNVPPKDGSTPGPGEGAPLSNGGGGASRKRPLEEGSNGHAKFRLKKRRRTPGPALPKNALMQLNEIKPGLQYMLLSQTGPVHAPLFVMSVEVNGQVFEGSGPTKKKAKLHAAEKALRSFVQFPNASEAHLAMGRTLSANTDFTSDQADFPDTLFNGFETPDRSDVPFYLGSNGDDSFSSSGDLSLSASPVPASLVQPPLPVPPPFPPPSGKNPVMILNELRPGLKYDFLSESGESHAKNFVMSVVVDGQFFEGSGRNKKLAKARAAQSALATIFNLHLDQTPSRQPIPSEGLQLHLPQVLADAVARLVLDKFGDLTDNFSSPHARRKVLAGVVMTTGTDVKDAKVISISTGTKCINGEYMSDRGLALNDCHAEIISRRSLLRFLYTQLELYLNNKDDQKRSIFQKSERGGFRLKENVQFHLYISTSPCGDARIFSPHEPILEEPADRHPNRKARGQLRTKIESGEGTIPVRSNASIQTWDGVLQGERLLTMSCSDKMARWNVVGIQGSLLSIFVEPIYFSSIILGSLYHGDHLSRAMYQRISNIEDLPPLYTLNKPLLSEFHG, from the exons ACAGAAACAGTCTCCGCCAGTCAAGAAACCCTCAAAAGTATTTTGCCATGGATTTAGAAGACGAAGAAAACATGA GTTCAGGCAGCACAGATGTTAAGGAAAACTGCAATCTGGACAACGTGCCCCCCAAGGACGGCAGCACACCGGGGCCCGGCGAGGGCGCCCCGCTCTCCAATGGGGGCGGCGGTGCCAGCAGGAAGCGGCCCCTGGAGGAGGGCAGCAACGGCCACGCCAAGTTCCGCCTGAAGAAGAGACGGAGGACGCCGGGGCCCGCCCTGCCCAAGAACGCGCTGATGCAGCTGAACGAGATCAAGCCTGGCCTGCAGTACATGCTGCTGTCCCAGACGGGGCCCGTGCACGCGCCGCTGTTCGTCATGTCCGTGGAGGTGAATGGGCAGGTGTTTGAGGGCTCGGGCCCCACGAAGAAGAAGGCCAAGCTGCACGCCGCTGAGAAGGCCCTGCGGTCCTTTGTGCAGTTCCCCAACGCCTCCGAGGCCCACCTGGCCATGGGGAGGACCCTGTCCGCCAACACGGACTTCACGTCCGACCAGGCCGACTTCCCCGACACGCTCTTCAACGGCTTCGAGACCCCGGACAGGTCGGACGTGCCCTTCTACCTGGGTTCCAACGGTGATGACTCCTTCAGCTCCAGCGGGGACCTCAGCCTGTCGGCGTCCCCAGTGCCCGCGAGCCTGGTGCAGCCTCCCCTCCCGGTCCCACCGCCCTTCCCACCCCCGAGCGGGAAGAACCCCGTGATGATCTTGAACGAGCTGCGCCCAGGACTGAAGTACGACTTCCTCTCAGAGAGCGGGGAGAGCCACGCCAAGAACTTTGTCATGTCCGTGGTCGTGGACGGGCAGTTCTTTGAAGGCTCGGGGAGGAACAAAAAGCTGGCCAAGGCCCGGGCCGCGCAGTCTGCCCTGGCAACCATTTTCAATTTGCACTTGGACCAGACGCCGTCTCGCCAGCCCATCCCCAGCGAAGGCCTCCAGTTGCACTTACCACAG GTGTTAGCGGATGCTGTGGCCCGCCTGGTTCTGGATAAGTTTGGTGACCTGACGGACAACTTCTCCTCCCCTCACGCGCGCAGGAAAGTTCTTGCCGGAGTCGTCATGACAACAG gcaCGGATGTTAAAGATGCCAAAGTGATAAGTATTTCAACAGGAACAAAATGTATTAATGGCGAATACATGAGTGATCGTGGCCTTGCATTGAACGACTGCCATGCAGAAATAATATCTCGAAGATCCTTGCTTAGATTTCTTTATACACAACTTGAGCTTTACTTAAA TAACAAAGATGATCAAAAGAGGTCCATCTTTCAGAAATCCGAGCGAGGGGGGTTTAGGCTGAAGGAGAATGTGCAGTTCCATCTCTACATCAGCACGTCTCCCTGTGGAGACGCCAGGATTTTCTCGCCGCACGAGCCGATCCTGGAAG AACCAGCAGACAGACACCCGAACCGTAAAGCCAGAGGGCAGCTGCGGACAAAAATAGAGTCTGGCGAGGGGACGATCCCAGTCCGGTCGAACGCGAGCATCCAGACGTGGGACGGGGTCCTGCAGGGGGAGAGGCTGCTCACCATGTCCTGCAGCGACAAGATGGCGCG gtggAATGTGGTGGGCATCCAGGGATCCCTGCTCAGCATCTTCGTGGAGCCAATTTACTTCTCGAGCATCATTCTGGGCAGCCTCTACCACGGGGACCATCTCTCCAGGGCCATGTACCAGCGCATCTCGAACATCGAGGACCTGCCCCCTCTCTACACCCTCAACAAGCCCCTGCTCAGCG aatttcatGGCTAA
- the ADARB1 gene encoding double-stranded RNA-specific editase 1 isoform X3, whose product MASLVTGTLTTGTFFSIMGRRYKRRRKKRSERKDRNSLRQSRNPQKYFAMDLEDEENMSSGSTDVKENCNLDNVPPKDGSTPGPGEGAPLSNGGGGASRKRPLEEGSNGHAKFRLKKRRRTPGPALPKNALMQLNEIKPGLQYMLLSQTGPVHAPLFVMSVEVNGQVFEGSGPTKKKAKLHAAEKALRSFVQFPNASEAHLAMGRTLSANTDFTSDQADFPDTLFNGFETPDRSDVPFYLGSNGDDSFSSSGDLSLSASPVPASLVQPPLPVPPPFPPPSGKNPVMILNELRPGLKYDFLSESGESHAKNFVMSVVVDGQFFEGSGRNKKLAKARAAQSALATIFNLHLDQTPSRQPIPSEGLQLHLPQVLADAVARLVLDKFGDLTDNFSSPHARRKVLAGVVMTTGTDVKDAKVISISTGTKCINGEYMSDRGLALNDCHAEIISRRSLLRFLYTQLELYLNNKDDQKRSIFQKSERGGFRLKENVQFHLYISTSPCGDARIFSPHEPILEEPADRHPNRKARGQLRTKIESGEGTIPVRSNASIQTWDGVLQGERLLTMSCSDKMARWNVVGIQGSLLSIFVEPIYFSSIILGSLYHGDHLSRAMYQRISNIEDLPPLYTLNKPLLSGISNAEARQPGKAPNFSVNWTVGDAAIEVINATTGKDELGRASRLCSLQLITLQDH is encoded by the exons ACAGAAACAGTCTCCGCCAGTCAAGAAACCCTCAAAAGTATTTTGCCATGGATTTAGAAGACGAAGAAAACATGA GTTCAGGCAGCACAGATGTTAAGGAAAACTGCAATCTGGACAACGTGCCCCCCAAGGACGGCAGCACACCGGGGCCCGGCGAGGGCGCCCCGCTCTCCAATGGGGGCGGCGGTGCCAGCAGGAAGCGGCCCCTGGAGGAGGGCAGCAACGGCCACGCCAAGTTCCGCCTGAAGAAGAGACGGAGGACGCCGGGGCCCGCCCTGCCCAAGAACGCGCTGATGCAGCTGAACGAGATCAAGCCTGGCCTGCAGTACATGCTGCTGTCCCAGACGGGGCCCGTGCACGCGCCGCTGTTCGTCATGTCCGTGGAGGTGAATGGGCAGGTGTTTGAGGGCTCGGGCCCCACGAAGAAGAAGGCCAAGCTGCACGCCGCTGAGAAGGCCCTGCGGTCCTTTGTGCAGTTCCCCAACGCCTCCGAGGCCCACCTGGCCATGGGGAGGACCCTGTCCGCCAACACGGACTTCACGTCCGACCAGGCCGACTTCCCCGACACGCTCTTCAACGGCTTCGAGACCCCGGACAGGTCGGACGTGCCCTTCTACCTGGGTTCCAACGGTGATGACTCCTTCAGCTCCAGCGGGGACCTCAGCCTGTCGGCGTCCCCAGTGCCCGCGAGCCTGGTGCAGCCTCCCCTCCCGGTCCCACCGCCCTTCCCACCCCCGAGCGGGAAGAACCCCGTGATGATCTTGAACGAGCTGCGCCCAGGACTGAAGTACGACTTCCTCTCAGAGAGCGGGGAGAGCCACGCCAAGAACTTTGTCATGTCCGTGGTCGTGGACGGGCAGTTCTTTGAAGGCTCGGGGAGGAACAAAAAGCTGGCCAAGGCCCGGGCCGCGCAGTCTGCCCTGGCAACCATTTTCAATTTGCACTTGGACCAGACGCCGTCTCGCCAGCCCATCCCCAGCGAAGGCCTCCAGTTGCACTTACCACAG GTGTTAGCGGATGCTGTGGCCCGCCTGGTTCTGGATAAGTTTGGTGACCTGACGGACAACTTCTCCTCCCCTCACGCGCGCAGGAAAGTTCTTGCCGGAGTCGTCATGACAACAG gcaCGGATGTTAAAGATGCCAAAGTGATAAGTATTTCAACAGGAACAAAATGTATTAATGGCGAATACATGAGTGATCGTGGCCTTGCATTGAACGACTGCCATGCAGAAATAATATCTCGAAGATCCTTGCTTAGATTTCTTTATACACAACTTGAGCTTTACTTAAA TAACAAAGATGATCAAAAGAGGTCCATCTTTCAGAAATCCGAGCGAGGGGGGTTTAGGCTGAAGGAGAATGTGCAGTTCCATCTCTACATCAGCACGTCTCCCTGTGGAGACGCCAGGATTTTCTCGCCGCACGAGCCGATCCTGGAAG AACCAGCAGACAGACACCCGAACCGTAAAGCCAGAGGGCAGCTGCGGACAAAAATAGAGTCTGGCGAGGGGACGATCCCAGTCCGGTCGAACGCGAGCATCCAGACGTGGGACGGGGTCCTGCAGGGGGAGAGGCTGCTCACCATGTCCTGCAGCGACAAGATGGCGCG gtggAATGTGGTGGGCATCCAGGGATCCCTGCTCAGCATCTTCGTGGAGCCAATTTACTTCTCGAGCATCATTCTGGGCAGCCTCTACCACGGGGACCATCTCTCCAGGGCCATGTACCAGCGCATCTCGAACATCGAGGACCTGCCCCCTCTCTACACCCTCAACAAGCCCCTGCTCAGCG GCATCAGCAACGCAGAAGCGCGGCAGCCGGGGAAGGCACCCAACTTCAGCGTCAACTGGACGGTGGGCGACGCGGCCATCGAGGTCATCAATGCCACAACCGGGAAGGATGAGCTGGGCCGCGCCTCCCGCCTGT gTTCCCTCCAACTTATTACGCTCCAAGATCACTAA
- the ADARB1 gene encoding double-stranded RNA-specific editase 1 isoform X2, giving the protein MDLEDEENMSSGSTDVKENCNLDNVPPKDGSTPGPGEGAPLSNGGGGASRKRPLEEGSNGHAKFRLKKRRRTPGPALPKNALMQLNEIKPGLQYMLLSQTGPVHAPLFVMSVEVNGQVFEGSGPTKKKAKLHAAEKALRSFVQFPNASEAHLAMGRTLSANTDFTSDQADFPDTLFNGFETPDRSDVPFYLGSNGDDSFSSSGDLSLSASPVPASLVQPPLPVPPPFPPPSGKNPVMILNELRPGLKYDFLSESGESHAKNFVMSVVVDGQFFEGSGRNKKLAKARAAQSALATIFNLHLDQTPSRQPIPSEGLQLHLPQVLADAVARLVLDKFGDLTDNFSSPHARRKVLAGVVMTTGTDVKDAKVISISTGTKCINGEYMSDRGLALNDCHAEIISRRSLLRFLYTQLELYLNNKDDQKRSIFQKSERGGFRLKENVQFHLYISTSPCGDARIFSPHEPILEEPADRHPNRKARGQLRTKIESGEGTIPVRSNASIQTWDGVLQGERLLTMSCSDKMARWNVVGIQGSLLSIFVEPIYFSSIILGSLYHGDHLSRAMYQRISNIEDLPPLYTLNKPLLSGISNAEARQPGKAPNFSVNWTVGDAAIEVINATTGKDELGRASRLCKHALYCRWMRVHGKVPSNLLRSKITKPNMYHESKLAAKEYQAAKACLFKAFIKAGLGAWVEKPTEQDQFSLTP; this is encoded by the exons ATGGATTTAGAAGACGAAGAAAACATGA GTTCAGGCAGCACAGATGTTAAGGAAAACTGCAATCTGGACAACGTGCCCCCCAAGGACGGCAGCACACCGGGGCCCGGCGAGGGCGCCCCGCTCTCCAATGGGGGCGGCGGTGCCAGCAGGAAGCGGCCCCTGGAGGAGGGCAGCAACGGCCACGCCAAGTTCCGCCTGAAGAAGAGACGGAGGACGCCGGGGCCCGCCCTGCCCAAGAACGCGCTGATGCAGCTGAACGAGATCAAGCCTGGCCTGCAGTACATGCTGCTGTCCCAGACGGGGCCCGTGCACGCGCCGCTGTTCGTCATGTCCGTGGAGGTGAATGGGCAGGTGTTTGAGGGCTCGGGCCCCACGAAGAAGAAGGCCAAGCTGCACGCCGCTGAGAAGGCCCTGCGGTCCTTTGTGCAGTTCCCCAACGCCTCCGAGGCCCACCTGGCCATGGGGAGGACCCTGTCCGCCAACACGGACTTCACGTCCGACCAGGCCGACTTCCCCGACACGCTCTTCAACGGCTTCGAGACCCCGGACAGGTCGGACGTGCCCTTCTACCTGGGTTCCAACGGTGATGACTCCTTCAGCTCCAGCGGGGACCTCAGCCTGTCGGCGTCCCCAGTGCCCGCGAGCCTGGTGCAGCCTCCCCTCCCGGTCCCACCGCCCTTCCCACCCCCGAGCGGGAAGAACCCCGTGATGATCTTGAACGAGCTGCGCCCAGGACTGAAGTACGACTTCCTCTCAGAGAGCGGGGAGAGCCACGCCAAGAACTTTGTCATGTCCGTGGTCGTGGACGGGCAGTTCTTTGAAGGCTCGGGGAGGAACAAAAAGCTGGCCAAGGCCCGGGCCGCGCAGTCTGCCCTGGCAACCATTTTCAATTTGCACTTGGACCAGACGCCGTCTCGCCAGCCCATCCCCAGCGAAGGCCTCCAGTTGCACTTACCACAG GTGTTAGCGGATGCTGTGGCCCGCCTGGTTCTGGATAAGTTTGGTGACCTGACGGACAACTTCTCCTCCCCTCACGCGCGCAGGAAAGTTCTTGCCGGAGTCGTCATGACAACAG gcaCGGATGTTAAAGATGCCAAAGTGATAAGTATTTCAACAGGAACAAAATGTATTAATGGCGAATACATGAGTGATCGTGGCCTTGCATTGAACGACTGCCATGCAGAAATAATATCTCGAAGATCCTTGCTTAGATTTCTTTATACACAACTTGAGCTTTACTTAAA TAACAAAGATGATCAAAAGAGGTCCATCTTTCAGAAATCCGAGCGAGGGGGGTTTAGGCTGAAGGAGAATGTGCAGTTCCATCTCTACATCAGCACGTCTCCCTGTGGAGACGCCAGGATTTTCTCGCCGCACGAGCCGATCCTGGAAG AACCAGCAGACAGACACCCGAACCGTAAAGCCAGAGGGCAGCTGCGGACAAAAATAGAGTCTGGCGAGGGGACGATCCCAGTCCGGTCGAACGCGAGCATCCAGACGTGGGACGGGGTCCTGCAGGGGGAGAGGCTGCTCACCATGTCCTGCAGCGACAAGATGGCGCG gtggAATGTGGTGGGCATCCAGGGATCCCTGCTCAGCATCTTCGTGGAGCCAATTTACTTCTCGAGCATCATTCTGGGCAGCCTCTACCACGGGGACCATCTCTCCAGGGCCATGTACCAGCGCATCTCGAACATCGAGGACCTGCCCCCTCTCTACACCCTCAACAAGCCCCTGCTCAGCG GCATCAGCAACGCAGAAGCGCGGCAGCCGGGGAAGGCACCCAACTTCAGCGTCAACTGGACGGTGGGCGACGCGGCCATCGAGGTCATCAATGCCACAACCGGGAAGGATGAGCTGGGCCGCGCCTCCCGCCTGTGTAAGCACGCGTTGTACTGTCGCTGGATGCGTGTGCACGGCAAG gTTCCCTCCAACTTATTACGCTCCAAGATCACTAAACCCAACATGTACCACGAGTCCAAACTGGCAGCGAAGGAGTACCAGGCCGCCAAGGCCTGTCTGTTCAAAGCCTTCATCAAAGCCGGCCTGGGCGCCTGGGTGGAGAAGCCCACCGAGCAGGACCAGTTCTCTCTCACACCCTGA